The Calypte anna isolate BGI_N300 chromosome 2, bCalAnn1_v1.p, whole genome shotgun sequence genome includes a window with the following:
- the MASTL gene encoding serine/threonine-protein kinase greatwall — MAVKYISEAALALDYLHRHGIIHRDLKPDNMLISNQGHIKLTDFGLSRVTLNREINMIDILTTPSMAKPKQDYSRTPGQLLSLISSLGFYTPVGMKMSGHNSSQSSDSQHGVVSPLSLVQKENTSLSTKLFRPHLESSELTPVMPVRSLTPTILQSRKRFDTLNASSQSHTYLSSTESECCSSPRWEKDVEQSEDKLCSVTSKTANSGSAVLSNVELLSSKGVKISKKKELECAISPISSNDSGSRQKMGNEHWDITDTPVTTLDVKSIVRKCLCENNFREENLLVNKREMTDETAETSSQRQSRSRQNEPVKCIKEEETFQKPGVKRIFELVDTSPCQELKHVKKSNAEYKRGCQIVEFPVNRRTGLTTEIQSLMLCDDGCLRDTCKSTEKSFIGNQQTGKSLTPGIVKNLMCDLDADFEKDYKKEYVNSSFLGTEDEKPLGILSADSDLSLPEMSVTESHLEKQLLDLDKSVKDLSFEEPKTEGMPVASPESQDAAQNGDEEHTGQDCKVLHHKKDDVQKHMKETCLDAVPSPSEKMMEALTLLKKNAVVFRSYNSPINVSNISEPCSMASLDIMDLSPACSGSYPTAITPLQKGRPYRVYQTPHQGDAGTPYRTPKSVRRGAAPVEGERILGTPDYLAPELLLTKPHGTLISGSAVDWWALGVCLFEFLTGIPPFNDETPAQVFQNILKRDIPWPEGEEQLSDNAQNAIDILLTIDITKRAGLKELKHHPLFHGVDWDNLQNQTMPFIPQPDDETDTSYFEARNNAQHLTVSGFSL, encoded by the exons ATGGCTGTTAAGTACATCTCTGAAGCAGCATTGGCTCTCGATTATCTTCACAGGCATGGGATAATTCACAG GGATCTGAAGCCAGACAATATGCTCATTTCTAATCAGGGCCATATAAAGTTGACAGACTTTGGACTTTCAAGAGTTACGCTGAACAGAG AAATAAATATGATAGATATTCTTACTACGCCATCAatggcaaaaccaaaacaagactATTCACGTACTCCAGGACAATTATTGTCTCTCATCAGTTCTCTGGGTTTT TATACTCCTGTGGGCATGAAAATGTCAGGGCACAATTCAAGTCAATCATCTGACAGTCAGCATGGAGTGGTTTCTCCCTTATCCTTGGtccaaaaggaaaatacttctcTTTCAACTAAATTATTTAGACCAC atCTTGAGTCTTCTGAATTAACTCCTGTGATGCCAGTGAGAAGTTTAACCCCTACTATACTTCAATCAAGAAAAAGGTTTGATACCCTAAATGCCAGTAGTCAGTCACACACATACCTGTCCAGTACGGAATCAGaatgctgcagcagccccaggtggGAGAAAGATGTAGAG CAAAGTGAAGACAAACTATGTTCTGTAACCAGCAAAACAGCTAACAGTGGGTCAGCTGTCCTTTCAAATGTAGAATTACTGAGTAGCAAAGGTGTTAAAATTTCGAAGAAGAAAGAACTGGAGTGTGCCATTTCTCCCATCAGCAGCAATGATTCTGGCAGTAGGCAGAAGATGGGAAATGAACATTGGGATATAACAGATACTCCTGTGACCACACTGGATGTGAAAAGCATAGTCAGAAAATGTctctgtgaaaataattttagggAAGAAAACCTCCTAGTAAATAAAAGAGAGATGACTGATGAAACAGCAGAAACTTCCAGTCAACGCCAGTCACGTTCAAGGCAGAATGAGCCTGTCAAGTGTATTAAAGAGGAAGAAACTTTTCAAAAGCCAGGTGTAAAAAGAATCTTTGAATTAGTAGACACTAGTCCTTGTCAGGAACTCAAGcatgttaaaaaaagcaatgcagaaTATAAGCGTGGCTGTCAGATTGTGGAATTTCCAGTAAACAGAAGGACAGGTTTGACAACAGAAATTCAGTCCTTAATGCTTTGTGATGATGGATGCTTACGTGACACctgcaaaagcacagaaaagagtTTTATTGGTAACCAGCAAACAGGAAAATCACTTACTCCAGGTATAGTAAAAAATCTGATGTGTGATCTGGATGCAGACTTTGAGAAGGATTACAAAAAGGAGTATGTGAACTCCAGTTTTTTAGGAACTGAAGATGAAAAACCTTTAGGAATCCTCAGTGCAGATTCTGACTTATCacttcctgaaatgtctgttaCAGAAAGCCAtttagaaaagcagcttttagaCTTGGACAAAAGTGTTAAAGACCTCTCCTTTGAGGAACCTAAAACAGAAGGCATGCCAGTGGCATCACCAGAGTCACAAGATGCTGCACAAAATGGAGATGAAGAGCATACTGGTCAGGACTGCAAGGTGTTACATCACAAAAAGGATGATGTCCAAAAACACATGAAAGAAACTTGCCTTGATGCAGTACCTTCCCCTTCAGAAAAGATGATGGAAGCACTgactctcttaaaaaaaaatgctgttgtttTTCGAAGTTACAATAGTCCAATTAATGTATCCAATATATCTGAGCCATGTAGCATGGCTTCCTTAGATATAATGGATCTTTCACCTGCTTGTAGTGGTTCCTACCCAACAGCTATTACCCCGTTACAGAAAGGAAGACCCTATAGGGTATATCAG ACTCCTCATCAGGGAGATGCTGGCACTCCATACAGGACTCCAAAGAGTGTGAGAAGAGGAGCTGCCCCAGTGGAAGGTGAACGCATCCTAGGGACCCCGGACTACCTGGCACCTGAGCTGCTTTTGACAAAGCCTCATG GGACTCTGATCTCTG gttCTGCTGTAGACTGGTGGGCCCTTGGAGTTTGTCTGTTTGAGTTTCTGACTGGAATTCCACCTTTTAATGATGAAACACCAGCACAagtctttcaaaatattttgaaaagag ATATTCCATGGCCTGAAGGTGAAGAACAGCTGTCTGATAATGCCCAAAATGCAATAGATATTCTTCTAACAATTGACATTACTAAGAGAGCTGGACTGAAGG AACTGAAGCATCACCCCCTCTTTCATGGTGTGGACTGGGATAATTTACAGAATCAAACTATGCCATTCATACCTCAGCCAGATGATGAAACTGATACCTCTTACTTTGAAGCTAGGAATAATGCTCAACACCTGACTGTCTCTGGATTTAGCTTATAG